The genomic region GCTCTCCATCCGCACGATCGTGCGCAATATTGACTGGGACAATGAGGATAATCTTTGGATTTCCACGGGAAAAACCTCTCCATCCGGACACGTCATCTACAACAACCTCGGCGATGTTTATGCCCGCCGGAAAGATTATGACCGAGCAATTTTAGAATTTAAACGAGCCACCGAAATTAACCCCCGCTACGCCGATGCTTATCATAATCTAGCCAACACCTACCAAGCGATGGGAAAAATAGATGAGGCCATTGCCGGCTACCAAAAAGCGCTGGAACTAAATCCGGCACTTTGGCAATCAGCTCAAAATCTCGCTTCGATTTACTTCACGCGAGGTGAGTTTGGAAAAGCGCATGAAGCAATCAAAAAAGCGGTCGAAATTAGTCCGACCGACCAGAACTTGCAAGCAAATTTAAAGTTGATTGAAAGCAAGTTATGACAGACGTAAATCAAGGATCTTCTCGAAAATTATTTCCGCTTCCTCACGATATACATCGGCCGATTAGTCACTTCAGCGTGGATGTTGGCGATGTAGAGCGCAATAAGCCCAAGACAAACAAGTACGATGCCAATCAAAAACAGAATTACGACCGCTAAAATTGCCGGGCCGGAGAAATAAAGATTATTGGTTATATAGCGGTTAATCATGATGAAAATTCCCAGAAGCCCGGAAAAAAATGTGATAATAATCCCCAGATAGCCAGCCAGCTTCAGAGGAAACAAGCTGAAGGAAATCATGCTATTAAACGCTAGCCGGACCAATTTCCAAAAATTATAGGCCGGAACACCATGGATCCGCTCGTTGGCTTCGAAATAGATATATTCACGCCGAAAACCGAGCCAATCGATCAGCGCGCGCGTCATGCGATTTTTTTCCGTGAGCCGATTGAACTCATCAATCACGATGCGATCCAACAAGCGAAAATCAGTTGCGCGCGTCACAATTTCCATGTCTGATATGCGATTGATCATTTTATAAAACAGATAGGAACCCATTCTTTTTATTAATTTTTCCTTCTTACTTTTCTCTCGCACGCCAACGACAACCTCCGCGCCTTTTTCCCATTTCGCGATAAATTCAGGAATTTTTTCGATCGGATGCTGGAGATCTGCATCTAAAATTATACAAGCTTCTCCGCGACAGCTGTTGATTCCAGCTGTCACTGCGATTTCCTTGCCAAAATTGCGGGAAAAATCCAAAACATTTATCCGAGCATCTTTCTCGGCAATTTTTTCTAATTCCAAAATACTCTTGTCACAACTGCCGTCATTTACAAAAATAAGCTCCCAAATATAAGGAAGTCTGTCGAGTACCGTTTGAATTTTGGCATAAAAAAGCGGAACGTTTTTTTCTTCGTTATAAAGCGGAACAACAATAGAAATCATTTTTTTTCCTGGTTCCATATATTTATGCGGGCTCTTTAGTAAACGAGTTAAAGACAAAAGGCAGCGCGCTGAGCAACGCGACTGTTTGAGCAATAATGCCTATGGCCAGTATAGCAGAAATCGTATGACCGAAAAAGAGCATCGCGCTGGCCGCCGAAACAGCCACAAAGAGCATTCCGTAAACCACCTTCACTCGTTGCAAGGAAAGCAAATATTGCAAAGTCAAGTTCACTAGAGAAAACAGCACCACCATAATCGCAAACCAGCCTAAATAAGCCGAAACCGCGTTATATTTCGCGCCAAAAAGCAAAGACAGAATCAATTTTGGCGCCATAAAATAGACTGCGATAGAAATGACAGACACGATAGTCATCAGAGTGAAGGCCTGCAGGAAAAGTTTTTTTGTGTTGCCATTCTTATGATTATGTTCCGCCGACATGGAAAAAAGCACGGAAGCAATCACGCCGGTCGCAAAAAAAATAATTTTGGAAACAATCGTGAGCGCTCCATATTGCCCCGCAGAAATATCGTCAAGATTATGTTTGGCCAGAACCATATCCAAATTACCCAAAGCATTGATCGCCAGATTACCGAGAAAAAAAGTCATCACCGTAGTTTTCATCGCTCCCAAATTGAGCTCACTGATTTCGTGCTCATCATTTTTTCCGGCCACAAAAATGAATTTAAGACAAATGAGCGCGATAACATAGGTCGCGACAGCAGACAAGAAAAAACTGAACATCAATCCGTTAATTTTAAGTCCGATAGCGATAAAAATCAAAGCGGAAAAGAGCTTCAGAGCACCACCGGCAATCGCGGCCCAGCTTGATTCCTTGAATTTTTGCCAACCGGAAAGCATCCCGGAAGCCCCGGCAGAAAAAAGCGAAAGGAGCATCGAAGTCCAAACAATGATCAGTGGTAGTGTGCTTTCAATATTAAGGAATCGGCTGATAAGCGGAGTAAGGAGAATTGTCACGAGAAAAATCGGTACGCCATATTGCACGACTTTTTTGTTGAAATAACGCAAAAGTTCATAACTCCTTTTTTTGTCATTTTGCGCTTTACACTGCGCGGCATATTTCGTCATCACCATGACAAGCGTCGCCGCGGGAACGGAGATGATCATCATCAGCGAAATGAGCGACTCCGTCTCGCCATAAACCGCCACGCTCACCATTCTTCCCACTACCAAGTGGAAAATGTAATTGAGCACGTTATTCACCATACTGCCGGAAAACAGCACGAAGCTGTTCCAGGCAAAAGCGTTGTTACGAAATTTTTTGAGCATAATTGTTTAACTGCAGTGTCGGTTCAAGTCTCTGACTTGAACCATTTATTTCTTACTCAACTAAGCATCTACAAAAAGTCGCATTTATTTCACCTTGTAGTACTGTTTGTACCACTCCACAAAATTAGCGATCCCCTTCTCAATTCTGGTCGTCGGCTTCCAACCCAGCTTTCGCAGTTTTTTAATATCGGCCACCGTTGAAGGTACATCGCCCGGTTGGATCGGCATCAAATTTTTCTTCGCAATCTTCCTCACATTTTTTTCAATCACTTCAATAAAACGCAAAAGGGTTTCTTCCTTGTCGCCACCAATATTCATCACGCCGTAACCCGTACATTTGTCGAGCACAGTGAGCGTGCCGGACACAATGTCATCAACATAGGTAAAATTGCGACTCATTTTGCCATAATTATACACTTTAATCGGTTCGCCTTTGGTGATCGCATCTGTAAACAGGAACAATGCCATATCCGGCCGACCCCACGGGCCATAGACGGTAAAAAATCGGAGCGCCGTGATGTTAAGTCCGTAGATGTGGCTGTAGGTATGCGCAATGAGTTCGTCCGCTTTCTTGGAAGCGGCATAAGGAGAGATTGGCGTGTCCACCGGATCAGATTCGGAAAAAGGCACTTTTTTGTTGTTGCCATAAACCGAAGAGGATGAGGCAAAAACAAAATTTTTAATTTTATATTTAACCGCGGCTTCCAAAAGATTAAGACTGCCCATAATATTCACATCCGCATATAGTTTTGGATTGAGCAGTGAATTGCGCACGCCGGCCATTGCCGCCAAATGAATCACTTTGTCCAATTTTTCTTTTTTGAATATCTTGTCGATCAATTTTTCATCTCGAATATCTCCACGATAAAGTTTAAATTTATACCCCTTAAGAAATTTTTTAATGCGCGCTTCTTTCAGCGATGGGTCATAATAATCATTGAAATTATCAATAATCACAACTTCATCGCCCCGATCGATCAGCGCCTTCGTGCATGCCGACCCAATAAACCCCGCCCCTCCGGTAATCAGTACCTTCATAGTTTTAATTTATGCTTAAGAAATTAAATTACACATCTTCCATTTTTTTATACCACTCGGGCATCAGGTTAAATATCTCTGCTTGACGCCTGACACCTTCTCGATAATCCATTTGCGGCTCATACCCTAATTGGGTTCTTGCCTTGGTAATGTCTGCACTAGTTGCCACATCCCCAGGATCCGCATCAACAATTTCATACTTTACCGATTCGCCAAGGGCGTCTCCAACTGCATCAAACCAGCTTTTTAGTGGAATTACGTCCGACGTCCCAATATTATAGGCATTGTATCCAATATTTTTATCTAAACACAACAGAAGTCCATCCACCTCGTCATCAATATAAGTAAAATCCTTGGCTGTCTCCAATCCTTTGATTCCATATACAGTCAGCGTTTTACTATTGTGTACATAATTAATAAGCCGTTGGATAAGCATGCCGAAAGGACGCTGTAAAGGGCCATAGATAGGGCCAAAAATTCGAGCAATAGCAATGTTCAGTCCAAAAAGCTTGAAAAACGCATGGCTCAGTACCTCAACCGCAGATTTTGTGGCTCCGTAAACTGACCATGGATAGGACACGCCTTCTTCTTCCTTGACCTTATGATCTTTTTGCCCATAGGCCGAAGCAGTAGAGGCAAACACAAATTGTTTGATTCCAAATTCTTTTGACAATTCCAACAAATTAACTGAACCATCAACATTCACCTGCGTATAGAGTCGGGGTTGTTTTGCTGAAAGTGGGACACCAGCCATAGCCGCCAGATGAATAATCGCGTCTGGCTTGTGCGTTTCGAATAGATTTCTAAGCTTGTCAAAATCAACAATATCCACTTCTTCAAAAACAAACTTTCCTGGCGTGGCATCTGTCTTGGGATAATAGGTAGAAAGTTTTTCGTGCACAGGATTTATTTCTTCAACTTTTGTAAACTCAATAGGCTTATTGGCGGTGAGATTAATCAAGTCCAAATTAAACTCCTTGCAAACGCGAGGATAATATTCTTGAAAATTATCAATTGCAACGACATCATCGCCCCGACGAATAAGCGCCCGCGAGACATAGCTGCCAATAAACCCAGCCCCGCCTGTTACAAGTACTTTCATGATTTTTTGCTGATTTTATTAGTTAAAATTATCATCAAACACTCACCTCCTAATATTAGCCTACTTGAGAAAATATTGGAAGATTGACGAATCCAGTAATCTGTGCTAGGTTATAAAATCAAAACTGTATGGATTGAATATTGCCGACCGGAGAGAAGCCGGTTCTTTGTAAACAACTATAAAGGAGGAAAGTGTATGTCTGTTACCATAATCGAAAATGAATGGATTAAAAACGATGCCCTATTGGAGACAGCTCTCAATAAAATCGTCAAGAGAGTGACACAAACAATGCCACCAACCATCATCGCACTGAAAAAAAATGGCATAACCAACACTAATGATTACAGAATAGTCCGCGAGGATAGAGAATGGCTAATTTCGCTGTTTGGCAGGAAGTTTCTACCTGTCACAGTGATAAAAGAAGTTCTTCTTGTTGTAAGTCGCAACGAGAGTTACCGTGGCTTCGAATGTCACGTAAATCATCCTGACATTTTTGCAATCGTACTCGAGGAAATAGAAAGATTTTATGAGTTAAGCGGGAAAGATGTGGTCGTAATGAAGCAATATCTGAAATAACCCCCTTCGACACTTCCCGCACCATTCTTTTCATTCTCCGGCCGAAGCTACATTTCCTATCCATGGATGTGTAGCTTCTTTATTTTAAAAAGAACTTTTTACAATTTTGACTTTAGATATTTATAATACTCCCAGCTATGGCTATTTTTATTCGTATAATCTTTGAGGGTTTTTTCTCTTGCCCGCTCGCCCATTGCATGACGTAAATTTTTGGCTTCAATCAAACGCCCCAATTTCTCCGTCCATTCTAGCTCATTTCCAGCCAAAAATCCAGTCACGCCGTCTTCGATTGCGCCGCGGTATGTCTGCGTTGCCGCCGCGATTGTGGGCACTTTCATGATGGCAGCTTCAAAAAATTTCAACTCCGAGCGAGCTTCGCAAAATGGATTGCCAATTTCCAGTGGGACAATGTTAATGTCAACACTGGCAATATTGGCAAAATGTTTTTCACGCGGGACAAATGAAAATTGTTTTATTCTATCGCTAAATTTATTAAGTGAGCTCTCGACATCCAATGGGCCCACTAAAAATAATTCTACGTGGCTATATTTTTCCATGACCTGCATAAGCGCTCCTGTTATTGTTGCGAAATCTCGATTGTGGGAATGAGTGCCAGAAAAATAGCCTATTCTGACGGTCCCCTTTCCACCTGAAAATGAAGTTTCGAGAATCTTATCAGCATTTGATAAGTCTTTCTCGGAAAGTTTATTGGAAACAATGAAAACTTGCTTGCCAAGTTCGCGCATTTTTTCTGCCAAAAATGAAGTTGAGACAGTGCAAACTTTCACATATGCATCATTCACAAGCTCCACTCCCAAACCTTTTTCATAGAATTTTTTCATTCCGGCATTGCTGTTTGAGAAAAAATCCTGTGTTTTAATATATTTAGGGTCAAAAACAAGATCATCGGTTTCAAAAATAATTTCCTTTTTTTGTGCTTTTATCCTTTCAACCAATTTGGCTATCTGCGGGATGTTAGTGGTTTTATGAAAAATAAATATTTTGAACCGATCCGCACACTTGGAAAGCGCCGGGTGTTCTTGAACGGTAAAACTGCATCTGAAGCCATGCATTTTGAGTTCCTCCGCGATATGCCGAACTCGATAACGCGAACTATCCCCTACCGCTCCGCTTGAAATGAAAAGAATATCCCCCGATCCAACCGGACGCAACACGAAAAAAAATCCTGTTAAAATCTTTTTCAAGCCACCAAAAAAACCATCCTGCTGAAGCACAGAAAAAATCTTTCCCGTATAGCGGCTAACTACATCATTCATTGTTTTGTTTCTTCTTTAACTTCAAAATTCAAATCGCTATTCATTATCTGTTCTTGATTGAACTCGCCGTCTTTTGTTTTTACGTGGACCTTAACTGGAATATCTGAAACACCGGATTGTTTTTGAATGAGCAGCTTGTAATTATCACGCGGAAATTCAGCCGGCAATTCATATTTGATTTTCACATCAGTCTGTCCGCCAATCAGCACGTGCCCCATGAAACCAATCCAGGATTTGCCAAAATCTTCGCCGGCGCTGATATTGTTCATCATTACCCGCTCCAAAAGCGTGGCGCCTTTGGGCAGATAGAGTCGCATATAGGTGTGATAGTCGCTGGTGCGCCAATCGCCATATGGCGCGGTGTTTTTGTAGAGAATCTCTAGATTGACCGTCGGTTTTTCCGTCGTGAGATCAATGTCGTAGGTGATTTCCCTCTTTATGTAGTAATCGGTTTTCAACGCGCCCATATTAGCATCCACCATCATCAGGTAATCGCCACTCCAATCCTGCGCCATCTCTCCGGTCCA from Parcubacteria group bacterium harbors:
- a CDS encoding oligosaccharide flippase family protein, yielding MLKKFRNNAFAWNSFVLFSGSMVNNVLNYIFHLVVGRMVSVAVYGETESLISLMMIISVPAATLVMVMTKYAAQCKAQNDKKRSYELLRYFNKKVVQYGVPIFLVTILLTPLISRFLNIESTLPLIIVWTSMLLSLFSAGASGMLSGWQKFKESSWAAIAGGALKLFSALIFIAIGLKINGLMFSFFLSAVATYVIALICLKFIFVAGKNDEHEISELNLGAMKTTVMTFFLGNLAINALGNLDMVLAKHNLDDISAGQYGALTIVSKIIFFATGVIASVLFSMSAEHNHKNGNTKKLFLQAFTLMTIVSVISIAVYFMAPKLILSLLFGAKYNAVSAYLGWFAIMVVLFSLVNLTLQYLLSLQRVKVVYGMLFVAVSAASAMLFFGHTISAILAIGIIAQTVALLSALPFVFNSFTKEPA
- a CDS encoding glycosyltransferase encodes the protein MNDVVSRYTGKIFSVLQQDGFFGGLKKILTGFFFVLRPVGSGDILFISSGAVGDSSRYRVRHIAEELKMHGFRCSFTVQEHPALSKCADRFKIFIFHKTTNIPQIAKLVERIKAQKKEIIFETDDLVFDPKYIKTQDFFSNSNAGMKKFYEKGLGVELVNDAYVKVCTVSTSFLAEKMRELGKQVFIVSNKLSEKDLSNADKILETSFSGGKGTVRIGYFSGTHSHNRDFATITGALMQVMEKYSHVELFLVGPLDVESSLNKFSDRIKQFSFVPREKHFANIASVDINIVPLEIGNPFCEARSELKFFEAAIMKVPTIAAATQTYRGAIEDGVTGFLAGNELEWTEKLGRLIEAKNLRHAMGERAREKTLKDYTNKNSHSWEYYKYLKSKL
- a CDS encoding glycosyltransferase family 2 protein, producing MEPGKKMISIVVPLYNEEKNVPLFYAKIQTVLDRLPYIWELIFVNDGSCDKSILELEKIAEKDARINVLDFSRNFGKEIAVTAGINSCRGEACIILDADLQHPIEKIPEFIAKWEKGAEVVVGVREKSKKEKLIKRMGSYLFYKMINRISDMEIVTRATDFRLLDRIVIDEFNRLTEKNRMTRALIDWLGFRREYIYFEANERIHGVPAYNFWKLVRLAFNSMISFSLFPLKLAGYLGIIITFFSGLLGIFIMINRYITNNLYFSGPAILAVVILFLIGIVLVCLGLIALYIANIHAEVTNRPMYIVRKRK
- a CDS encoding SDR family NAD(P)-dependent oxidoreductase, with the translated sequence MKVLITGGAGFIGSACTKALIDRGDEVVIIDNFNDYYDPSLKEARIKKFLKGYKFKLYRGDIRDEKLIDKIFKKEKLDKVIHLAAMAGVRNSLLNPKLYADVNIMGSLNLLEAAVKYKIKNFVFASSSSVYGNNKKVPFSESDPVDTPISPYAASKKADELIAHTYSHIYGLNITALRFFTVYGPWGRPDMALFLFTDAITKGEPIKVYNYGKMSRNFTYVDDIVSGTLTVLDKCTGYGVMNIGGDKEETLLRFIEVIEKNVRKIAKKNLMPIQPGDVPSTVADIKKLRKLGWKPTTRIEKGIANFVEWYKQYYKVK
- a CDS encoding GDP-mannose 4,6-dehydratase — protein: MKVLVTGGAGFIGSYVSRALIRRGDDVVAIDNFQEYYPRVCKEFNLDLINLTANKPIEFTKVEEINPVHEKLSTYYPKTDATPGKFVFEEVDIVDFDKLRNLFETHKPDAIIHLAAMAGVPLSAKQPRLYTQVNVDGSVNLLELSKEFGIKQFVFASTASAYGQKDHKVKEEEGVSYPWSVYGATKSAVEVLSHAFFKLFGLNIAIARIFGPIYGPLQRPFGMLIQRLINYVHNSKTLTVYGIKGLETAKDFTYIDDEVDGLLLCLDKNIGYNAYNIGTSDVIPLKSWFDAVGDALGESVKYEIVDADPGDVATSADITKARTQLGYEPQMDYREGVRRQAEIFNLMPEWYKKMEDV